In Natronococcus sp. AD-5, the genomic window CGACGTTCCACGAGCACCTCCGTGCCGCCGAGGCGAAACTCTGCGCCGCGTTCTTCGGCGACGACTGAGCCGCTTCCGTCGGCCGTTACGCAGTTCCGCAACGAGAACTGCAGAAGGCGCTCTTAACCGCCGCGTAGTCTCCGCTTAGCGGCACAAACTGACGCGGACGGTCGCCGATGTTTATATGATCCGACGTGGATCTCGGCGTATGCTCGAACCCGCGACCGCGATACCGCTCCAGATCGGCGGCGTCAGCTTCCTGTACTGGGCAGTGATCTTCTTCATCCTCGCGATCGTCGCCGCCGCCGTCGGTGCCCGCGGGGTCGCCGGCGTCTCGATGGAGATCGCACGCATCTTCGTGCTGATCTTCCTCGTCCTCGCGGTGATCGCGCTTCTCCTGTAGGCTTCCGGCGCTTCCGAACGCCGGTCGACGGAGGTCCCGTCGAGACCGTTCGATGCCTCCGGGTCGTCGCCCACCGCGGCGATCCGTTCGGTCGCCGGGCCGGGGCCGCAACGGGAGTCAGCTCTTCCACAGCCGCCAGAGCGCCCGGTACAGCGTCCACGCGTCGCACTCGAGGCGAGCCGTCGCCGATCGGCAGGTCTCGAGGTACGCCTCGTACGCGTCGACCGACGGCGGATCCGGGAAGGGGTCGGCGAGCGATCCGCGGTCGAACAGGACCGTCCACTCGCGCTCGCCGACCACGATGCACGCGTCGGGATCGGCGAACAGCAGGAAGGCGGAGGCGACGGGAACGTCGACGCCCTCGAGCGCGAGCAATCGGTCGATCCGATCGGCCGGGTCCGACGCCGCGGCGACGTCGGTGACGGCGTCCCGAACGTCGTCGAACTCGTTCCGCCCGAACCGGGCCTCGCGTTCCCGTCGTTCGGCGCTCGGAACCGCGCCGAGAAACCGCCGGTAATACCACTGGACGATCCACTCGGCGTCCCGCCAGCCGAACTCCCCCGACTCGAACGCGCCGGGAAGGGTCTCTACCGCCTCCTGCTCGACGGGGAACAGCGGCTCCTGCTCCCGGTACTCGTCGGCTTTCGTCGCGACGATCGACCGAGAAAGCGTCATCGTGTGGTTCCTTCGGCGCGTAAACTCGTGAGCGTTTCCCCGGCTTGCAGCGGCGTTTCAACGCCCTCTAACTCGCAGTCGTCTTTCAACGCCGTCGATAGGCGAGCAGCCCCCTCACATGTGTATTGCTAGAAAGACTCATGGGCGTGGGCGAAGACCGTCCACGTGTCAACCAAGGTGCGATCCGACACCTAGTTAATCAGAACAATGTCCAGTGAGAACCGAGACGCGGTCAAGACGATCTGTCCGTACTGCGGCGTCGGCTGCGGGATACGGATCCAGCAGGGCGAGGAGCCCGGCGACGTACGGTTCATGCCGTGGGGCGACGCGCCGGTCAACGAGGGGCGCATCTGCATCAAGGGCGGCGCGGCGACGGAAGTGGTCGATCACGAGGACCGGCTCACCGATCCCCTGATCAAAGAAGGCGGCGAGTTCCGGGAGGCGACCTGGAAGGAGGCCTACGAGTACGTCGTCGACGAACTCGAGCGAATTCGCGAGGCGTACGGTCCCGACGCGACGGGCTTTTTCGGCTCGTCGAAGACGATGAACGAGGAGAACTACCTCCTCCAGAAGCTCGCGCGCCGGTACGGCACCAACAACGTCGACAACTGTACGCGGATGTGCCACGCCTCGACCGTCTGGGCGCTGCGGACGAGCCTGGGCGCGGGCGCGATGACCAACAGCATGCGCGACCTCCGCGAGGAGGCCGACGTCTTCTGGATCCAGGGGGCGAACCCGGGCGAGCAACACCCGATCGCCAACGGTCAGTACTTCCGGCAGGCGGTCCTCGACGGGGCGACCGTCATCCAGGTCGATCCCCACGCGAACAAGACGACCCGGTCGTTCCAGATCGACGACACCGACCGGCACGTGCACCTCCAGTTGAATCCGGGAACCGACATCCCGCTGCTGAACGTCGTCCTCAAGACGGTCCTCGAGAACGACTGGATCGACGAGGAGTTCATCGCGGAGCGCACCGCGGGGTTCGAGCACCTGAAGGAGACGCTCGCGGAGTTCGACGAGGAGGCCGCGGCCGAGGAGTGCGGCGTCCCGCTCGAGGAGATCGAACTGGCCGCCGAGAAGTACGCCACGGCGGAGAACGCGGCCATCTTCACCGGGATGGGGATGAGCCAGCACGCCTGCGGCGTCGACAACGTCCAGAACGAGATCAACCTCGCGCTGATCACGGGCAACGTCGGTCGTCCCGGCACCGGGGTCAACCCGCTGCGCGGCCAGAACAACGTCCAGGGGACCTGCGACGTCGGCGCGATGCCGAACGTGCTGCCGGGCTACCAGCTCGTCGACGACGACGAGGCCCGCGCGGCCGTCGAGGAGGTCTGGGGGTTCGACATCCCCGACGAACCCGGCCTCACGAACGTCGAACTCTCCCACAAATTCGGCGAGTCCGTCCACGGGCTGTACGTGATGGGCGAAAACCCCGTTATGTCCGAGCCGGACGCCAATCGCGTCGCCGAGCGGATCCAGGAACTCGAGTTCATGGTCGTCCAGGACATCTTCATGACTGAGACGGCAAAGTACGCCGACGTCGTCCTGCCGGCGACGACCTGGGCTGAACGCGGCGGTACCGTAACAAACACGGATCGGCGGGTCCAGCGGATGCGCGGCGTCGACAAAGTCCACGAGAACACGAAACACGA contains:
- a CDS encoding DUF1328 family protein; protein product: MLEPATAIPLQIGGVSFLYWAVIFFILAIVAAAVGARGVAGVSMEIARIFVLIFLVLAVIALLL
- the fdhF gene encoding formate dehydrogenase subunit alpha; translation: MSSENRDAVKTICPYCGVGCGIRIQQGEEPGDVRFMPWGDAPVNEGRICIKGGAATEVVDHEDRLTDPLIKEGGEFREATWKEAYEYVVDELERIREAYGPDATGFFGSSKTMNEENYLLQKLARRYGTNNVDNCTRMCHASTVWALRTSLGAGAMTNSMRDLREEADVFWIQGANPGEQHPIANGQYFRQAVLDGATVIQVDPHANKTTRSFQIDDTDRHVHLQLNPGTDIPLLNVVLKTVLENDWIDEEFIAERTAGFEHLKETLAEFDEEAAAEECGVPLEEIELAAEKYATAENAAIFTGMGMSQHACGVDNVQNEINLALITGNVGRPGTGVNPLRGQNNVQGTCDVGAMPNVLPGYQLVDDDEARAAVEEVWGFDIPDEPGLTNVELSHKFGESVHGLYVMGENPVMSEPDANRVAERIQELEFMVVQDIFMTETAKYADVVLPATTWAERGGTVTNTDRRVQRMRGVDKVHENTKHDLEIVSEIGKRLFDDGEELFEFDDPEAVFEELRQVCPSYHGMTYEALGEEGIHWPCYEPGDEGDPYLYAEAFDTDSGLGHVEGVRHTPPAETPDDEYPLILTTARLEEHYNTGTMSTRSPTLNRRTPENFVDVHPADAERYGIEDGDEVVLRSRRGRIAVEAEVTEDIKEGVVWTTPHFAAAAANRLTNDVLDERAKIPEYKAAAAEIAVDVEPADADAESAADD